One genomic segment of Helicobacter enhydrae includes these proteins:
- the ligA gene encoding NAD-dependent DNA ligase LigA, with protein sequence MGDVFDYPLQVKKLQEMAYAYYVLDEPIATDEEYDVLYHQVKAFEEQNPSSIDPTSPTQRVGDTPLQDFEKNTHLQRMWSLDDIFNQTELQEWIERILKNYPNSSFVCSPKFDGASLNLCYEHGKLISATTRGDGHIGELVTQNAKAIHSIPLSIPIQEKIEIRGEVVMSKDNFHALNTLRMQTNQPLFANPRNAAAGTLRQLDSKIVAQRKLLFVPWGFGYTATKPSSFYDALSQIFKSQFFHPPFIKRCKTIAEIQECYELILKNRDSYPMMLDGMVIVIDEMTTQESLGFTIKSPRFACAYKFPAVEKKSQIQSITLQVGRTGIITPVAELTPVEIEGAMISRATLHNFSEIAKKDIRIYDNVLIIRSGDVIPKIIKPLTQTRNGDELPITPPTHCPICQSELLIEEKFIKCQNLACPARIQESLSHFVSKKALNIDGLGDKIIAQLYSEGLIRTIQDIYAITKEDLLKLEGWKEKKAQNTIESIENSKGIELWRFINALGIEHIGEGASKKLQNAFGLEVFNKNKEDFLELDGFGEEMAQSLATFNTLNQDKIKNLLSIINPKVTDRKENSSHWLFGKSVVLTGTMQKERNAIKEHIESFGAKVTSSVSKKTDYLVYGENAGSKLTKAQELGVQCLNEGEFFSLFS encoded by the coding sequence ATGGGCGATGTTTTTGATTATCCACTTCAAGTAAAAAAACTCCAAGAAATGGCTTATGCCTACTATGTGCTTGATGAGCCAATCGCAACAGATGAGGAGTATGATGTGCTCTATCATCAAGTCAAAGCATTTGAGGAGCAAAATCCCAGCTCCATTGACCCCACTTCACCCACCCAACGCGTCGGCGATACACCTCTGCAAGATTTTGAGAAAAATACGCACCTGCAGAGAATGTGGAGTTTGGATGATATTTTTAACCAAACAGAATTGCAAGAGTGGATCGAACGCATTCTCAAAAACTATCCCAATAGCTCTTTTGTGTGTTCTCCAAAATTTGATGGTGCCTCACTCAACCTATGCTATGAGCACGGCAAACTCATCTCTGCGACCACTAGAGGAGATGGGCATATAGGGGAGCTTGTCACACAAAATGCCAAAGCCATTCATTCTATCCCACTCTCTATCCCAATCCAAGAAAAAATCGAGATCCGCGGTGAAGTCGTGATGTCCAAAGACAATTTTCACGCTCTCAACACTCTAAGAATGCAAACCAATCAACCATTATTTGCCAACCCACGCAATGCTGCTGCAGGAACCTTGCGACAACTTGATAGCAAAATCGTCGCACAACGCAAACTGCTCTTTGTCCCGTGGGGATTTGGCTACACTGCCACAAAGCCATCGAGTTTTTATGACGCCCTCTCTCAAATATTCAAAAGTCAATTTTTCCACCCACCATTTATCAAGCGTTGCAAAACCATTGCAGAGATTCAAGAATGCTATGAGCTCATTCTCAAAAATCGCGATTCTTATCCAATGATGCTTGATGGGATGGTGATTGTCATCGATGAGATGACGACACAAGAATCGCTAGGCTTCACCATCAAATCTCCACGCTTTGCTTGTGCCTATAAATTTCCAGCGGTAGAAAAAAAATCACAAATCCAATCCATCACTCTCCAAGTAGGACGCACCGGGATCATCACTCCTGTCGCAGAGCTTACTCCTGTAGAAATTGAGGGGGCGATGATTTCAAGAGCCACTTTGCACAATTTCTCTGAAATTGCCAAAAAAGACATCAGAATCTATGACAATGTGCTAATTATCCGCAGTGGAGATGTGATACCCAAAATCATCAAACCACTTACCCAAACACGCAATGGCGATGAGTTGCCCATCACTCCACCTACACATTGCCCAATCTGCCAAAGTGAGCTATTGATTGAAGAAAAATTCATCAAATGCCAAAATCTCGCTTGTCCTGCCAGAATCCAAGAATCCCTCTCTCATTTTGTGTCCAAAAAAGCACTCAATATCGATGGACTAGGCGATAAAATCATCGCTCAGCTCTATAGCGAAGGGCTTATCCGCACCATACAAGATATTTATGCCATCACAAAAGAGGATTTGCTCAAACTCGAGGGGTGGAAAGAAAAAAAGGCTCAAAACACCATTGAGAGCATAGAAAATAGCAAAGGGATTGAGTTGTGGCGATTTATCAATGCTTTGGGGATTGAGCATATTGGTGAGGGGGCAAGCAAAAAACTTCAAAATGCCTTTGGGCTAGAAGTTTTCAACAAAAACAAAGAGGACTTTTTGGAGCTTGATGGATTTGGCGAAGAGATGGCACAATCCCTCGCCACATTCAACACGCTCAATCAAGACAAAATCAAAAACTTGCTTAGTATCATTAATCCCAAAGTTACCGATAGAAAAGAAAACAGCTCACATTGGCTCTTTGGCAAAAGTGTAGTGCTTACAGGCACAATGCAAAAAGAACGCAACGCGATCAAAGAACACATCGAATCATTTGGAGCAAAAGTCACTTCAAGTGTGAGCAAAAAAACAGATTATCTTGTCTATGGCGAAAATGCAGGAAGCAAGCTAACCAAAGCACAAGAACTTGGAGTGCAATGTCTAAATGAGGGAGAATTTTTCTCTTTATTTTCATAA
- a CDS encoding chemotaxis protein, which produces MISEIDKTTSLHLNNEAQFLCFMLEEGAKLSQLYAINVFKIREIIYYRDEVTKNLGDENGIVLGFLKVRDETIPLVDLRRWLYYNPQDPRRDLRAYSISDIDKKILVAICNFSNCTVGIKLSGLKRIVHKNWHEIYADEVGENSKVIATTEFEGEVVQILDIERMAVDAFPALSGELSPQLNNIIPIHSDKVVLIAEDSKSAAKTLKTIIDKMKLKNFVFSDGGSLLQYLYSPGVMESIGVVITDLEMPQISGFEVLKTIKENPESAHLPVIVNSSMSSDSNKQMASALKADGFITKSDPIQIQKLLHEFLEK; this is translated from the coding sequence GTGATTTCTGAAATTGACAAAACCACTTCCTTGCATCTCAATAATGAAGCTCAGTTTCTCTGTTTTATGCTTGAAGAAGGGGCAAAACTCTCCCAGTTGTATGCCATCAATGTCTTTAAGATTCGAGAGATTATTTATTATCGCGATGAAGTGACGAAAAATTTGGGTGATGAAAATGGGATTGTGCTTGGGTTTTTGAAAGTGCGTGATGAAACGATCCCTCTTGTGGATCTGAGGAGATGGCTATACTATAATCCACAAGATCCAAGAAGGGATTTGAGAGCTTACTCAATCAGCGATATAGACAAAAAAATCCTAGTAGCGATTTGTAATTTTTCAAACTGCACGGTTGGAATCAAATTGAGTGGTTTGAAGCGTATTGTCCATAAAAATTGGCATGAGATTTATGCTGATGAGGTGGGAGAAAATAGCAAGGTGATTGCTACTACAGAGTTTGAGGGGGAGGTGGTGCAGATACTAGATATTGAGAGAATGGCTGTGGATGCTTTCCCTGCATTGAGCGGAGAGCTTAGCCCGCAGCTCAATAATATTATCCCAATCCATAGCGACAAGGTTGTTTTGATCGCAGAAGATTCCAAATCTGCCGCCAAAACCCTCAAAACAATCATCGACAAAATGAAGCTCAAAAACTTCGTTTTCTCCGATGGTGGGTCGTTGTTGCAATACCTCTATAGCCCGGGCGTGATGGAGAGTATTGGGGTGGTGATTACAGATTTGGAGATGCCACAAATTTCGGGGTTTGAAGTGCTCAAAACCATCAAAGAAAACCCAGAGAGTGCTCATCTGCCCGTGATTGTCAATTCTTCAATGAGCAGTGATTCAAACAAACAAATGGCAAGTGCGCTCAAGGCGGATGGATTTATCACAAAATCTGATCCGATTCAGATTCAAAAACTTTTGCATGAATTTTTAGAAAAGTAA
- the aspS gene encoding aspartate--tRNA ligase, with the protein MRSYLCGEINEHLIDQEVKLCGWCNTYRDHGGVVFIDLRDKSGLVQLVCDPQSSAYTDASKVRDEFVLRVKGKVRARGEGLENPKLATGKIEVVLDELVIENKSATPPIAIGDESVSEELRLKYRYLDLRAPKAYHIFSTRSRVGMAIRETLHKMGFLEVETPILTKATPEGARDYLVPSRVHQGEFFALPQSPQIFKQLLMMSGFDSYFQIAKCFRDEDLRADRQPEFTQVDIEMSFCTQEDVMRVGEQVIQEVFRTCGKEVQTPFMRIPYSQAMELYGSDKPDLRFDMPLVEVIDLFADCSNEIFASISKDTHSNRFKALKVKGGDQFFSRKTLGELEDFVRKFGAKGLAYIQIKEDEPKGPLYKFMSEASYAKLVERLGLEVGDIVFFGAGEKKVIWDYMGRLRLKVAQDMGLIDPEALKFLWVVDFPMFEKEEGRVKALHHPFTMPKDLDKENIEEIESVAYDMVLNGVELGGGSIRIHQSEIQSRVFELLGISEQEAQDKFGFLLEALSFGAPPHGGIAFGLDRMMMILTQSRSIRDVIAFPKTQKATCPLTEAPSAVSLEQMRELHIRIRDKKES; encoded by the coding sequence TTGAGAAGTTATTTATGTGGAGAGATCAATGAACATTTGATTGATCAGGAGGTGAAATTATGTGGGTGGTGCAATACCTATCGTGATCATGGGGGAGTGGTTTTTATCGATTTGAGGGACAAAAGCGGATTAGTGCAGCTTGTCTGCGATCCGCAATCTAGTGCCTATACTGATGCGAGTAAGGTGCGAGATGAGTTTGTGTTGAGGGTGAAAGGCAAGGTGCGTGCAAGAGGGGAGGGACTAGAGAATCCTAAACTTGCGACAGGCAAGATCGAAGTGGTGTTGGATGAGCTTGTGATTGAAAACAAAAGTGCCACCCCTCCGATTGCTATCGGTGATGAGAGTGTGAGCGAAGAATTGAGACTCAAATATAGATATTTGGATTTACGCGCACCAAAGGCTTATCATATATTTTCGACACGCAGTCGTGTGGGTATGGCGATCCGCGAGACATTACACAAGATGGGATTTTTGGAAGTTGAAACGCCGATTTTGACCAAAGCAACGCCAGAGGGTGCGAGGGACTATCTAGTGCCTAGCCGTGTGCATCAAGGGGAGTTTTTTGCTTTGCCACAAAGCCCACAAATTTTTAAGCAACTTTTGATGATGAGCGGGTTTGATTCGTATTTTCAGATCGCTAAGTGCTTCAGAGATGAGGATTTGAGAGCGGATCGTCAGCCAGAATTTACGCAAGTGGATATTGAGATGAGTTTCTGCACTCAAGAAGATGTGATGAGAGTGGGGGAGCAAGTCATTCAAGAAGTATTTAGGACTTGTGGCAAAGAGGTGCAAACTCCGTTTATGAGGATCCCCTATAGCCAAGCGATGGAGCTTTATGGATCTGATAAGCCAGATTTGAGATTTGATATGCCTTTGGTGGAAGTGATTGATTTGTTTGCTGATTGTTCCAATGAGATTTTTGCCTCAATCAGCAAGGATACGCATTCTAACCGCTTTAAAGCCTTGAAAGTCAAAGGCGGGGATCAGTTCTTTTCGCGTAAAACATTGGGAGAGCTAGAGGATTTTGTCCGTAAGTTTGGGGCAAAAGGTCTTGCATACATTCAGATCAAAGAAGATGAGCCAAAAGGTCCTTTGTATAAATTTATGAGCGAGGCGAGTTATGCCAAGCTTGTGGAGCGTTTGGGGTTGGAAGTGGGGGATATTGTCTTTTTTGGGGCAGGGGAGAAAAAAGTCATTTGGGATTATATGGGGCGTTTGCGTCTGAAGGTCGCACAAGATATGGGCTTGATCGATCCAGAGGCTTTGAAGTTTTTGTGGGTCGTGGATTTCCCAATGTTTGAAAAAGAAGAGGGGAGAGTCAAGGCTCTGCACCACCCTTTCACAATGCCCAAAGATTTGGACAAAGAAAATATCGAAGAGATCGAATCGGTTGCCTATGATATGGTGCTTAATGGCGTAGAGCTTGGTGGAGGAAGTATCAGAATCCACCAAAGTGAGATACAGAGCAGGGTTTTTGAGCTTTTGGGGATTTCAGAGCAAGAAGCACAAGATAAGTTTGGGTTTTTGCTTGAGGCTTTGAGTTTTGGAGCCCCACCACACGGGGGGATTGCTTTTGGATTGGATCGTATGATGATGATTCTTACGCAATCTCGAAGCATTCGCGATGTGATTGCATTCCCCAAAACTCAAAAAGCAACTTGCCCCCTTACAGAAGCACCAAGTGCTGTAAGTTTGGAGCAAATGCGAGAGTTGCATATTCGTATCAGAGACAAAAAGGAGAGTTAA
- a CDS encoding adenylate kinase encodes MKKIFLIIGAPGSGKTTDAQIIAQNNAETMIHYSTGDLLRAEVASGSERGRLIEGFTSKGNLVPLEIVVDTIVGAIENAPKSNVLIDGYPRSVEQMEALDKVLKNRDDVKIASVIEVVVSEAVACDRVLGRARGDDDNAEVFQNRMRVYLEPLAEIENFYQSQNLLHKVDGERTIDEIVRDIEQYIKTKI; translated from the coding sequence ATGAAAAAGATTTTTTTGATTATTGGAGCACCGGGCAGTGGCAAAACCACAGATGCTCAAATCATTGCTCAAAACAATGCCGAAACTATGATCCACTATTCTACAGGGGATTTGTTGCGTGCGGAAGTGGCAAGTGGAAGTGAGCGAGGTCGCTTGATTGAGGGATTTACAAGCAAGGGAAATCTTGTGCCACTTGAAATCGTGGTGGATACGATTGTAGGAGCGATTGAAAACGCACCTAAGTCAAATGTTTTGATTGATGGGTATCCTAGAAGCGTGGAACAGATGGAGGCGTTGGACAAGGTGCTAAAAAATCGTGATGATGTCAAAATCGCTAGTGTGATTGAGGTCGTTGTCAGTGAAGCTGTGGCTTGTGATCGCGTGCTAGGTCGAGCAAGAGGAGATGATGACAATGCAGAGGTGTTCCAAAACAGAATGAGAGTCTATCTTGAGCCACTAGCAGAGATTGAGAACTTCTATCAATCCCAGAATCTATTGCACAAAGTCGATGGCGAACGCACAATAGATGAAATCGTGCGTGATATAGAGCAATATATCAAAACAAAAATTTAA
- the ppa gene encoding inorganic diphosphatase, giving the protein MNISKIKIGENPNKINAVIEIPYGSNIKYEIDKESGAVVVDRVMYSAMFYPANYGFVPNTLSEDGDPADVLVLNEYPLQAGSVIACRLIGVLLMEDESGLDEKLLAVPVSKIDPRYEKIQSLEDLPQITLDRIKNFFETYKALEPNKWVKVKEYQGKKEAEQILQKAIENFK; this is encoded by the coding sequence ATGAATATCAGCAAAATCAAAATCGGTGAAAATCCAAACAAAATCAATGCAGTGATTGAAATCCCTTATGGAAGCAATATCAAATATGAGATTGACAAAGAGAGTGGTGCGGTTGTAGTGGATCGTGTGATGTATAGTGCGATGTTTTATCCTGCAAACTATGGTTTCGTGCCAAACACATTGAGCGAAGATGGAGATCCTGCAGATGTGCTTGTGCTCAATGAATATCCCCTCCAAGCAGGGAGCGTGATCGCTTGTCGATTGATTGGGGTGCTTTTGATGGAAGATGAGAGTGGGCTAGATGAGAAGCTTTTGGCAGTTCCTGTGAGCAAGATTGATCCGCGTTATGAAAAGATTCAGAGTTTGGAGGATTTACCTCAAATCACACTTGATCGTATCAAAAACTTTTTTGAGACTTACAAGGCACTAGAGCCAAACAAATGGGTAAAAGTCAAAGAATATCAAGGCAAAAAAGAAGCAGAGCAGATTTTACAAAAGGCAATCGAAAATTTTAAGTGA
- a CDS encoding TolC family protein: MNTKALIIPVFLMCCVIDAVGARDVGPRINTQMTAPEFDIQQLLPKKQDDSLGLKDLVSMAQKNLQVLAKNDGIAQAEAEEMSAYLELGPTFVAKYDYNYQTTPSVSGGNYYGGHQANVTANYEIYSGFSTINKIREKKALYRASVAQKKNIEETLRLRIVEQYYAYFTNYSRLVSLTQKKKLLTNNVARLAKLYQSGLTTIDDLESLKAEASLTDYTIAQTQLDLEQNYLNLSLLVNGKIGKLKRDVLKFPNLKTQNERADIVALKEQAESIGYQRSQLSYAPRINLYNTFSYVDVFGNSSMPKPKDKMQNIAGISVQMALDTFGIYKHKEAIGLSQMQALKELAYKKEEQKRDVKLYKRSLEIAQIKVKSAEAGLKSALITFANVSKRYDAQLVTYVDYLNALSQKSNAEATYIDSLNNFELQKANFIFYSGQDLTAYIN, translated from the coding sequence ATGAATACAAAAGCGTTGATAATTCCTGTATTTTTGATGTGCTGTGTGATTGATGCTGTTGGTGCAAGAGATGTGGGACCAAGGATCAATACACAGATGACTGCACCAGAGTTTGACATTCAGCAGTTGTTGCCCAAAAAGCAAGATGATTCTTTGGGGCTAAAAGATTTAGTCAGTATGGCACAAAAAAACCTTCAAGTGTTAGCCAAAAATGATGGGATCGCTCAAGCTGAAGCCGAGGAAATGTCGGCATATCTAGAGCTCGGACCAACTTTTGTAGCGAAATACGATTACAATTATCAGACAACGCCAAGCGTGTCTGGAGGGAACTATTATGGTGGGCATCAGGCAAATGTAACGGCAAACTATGAGATTTATAGTGGGTTTAGCACGATCAACAAAATCAGAGAGAAAAAAGCCCTATATCGTGCAAGTGTGGCTCAAAAGAAAAACATAGAAGAAACTTTGCGTTTGCGTATCGTGGAGCAGTATTATGCTTATTTTACAAATTATTCGCGTTTGGTTTCTCTCACACAAAAGAAAAAATTGCTCACAAACAATGTAGCGCGCTTGGCTAAACTTTATCAGTCAGGCTTGACAACGATTGATGATCTGGAATCTCTCAAAGCCGAAGCCTCTCTGACTGATTATACGATTGCACAAACCCAGCTTGATTTGGAGCAAAACTATCTCAATTTGTCTTTGCTTGTCAATGGCAAGATTGGCAAACTCAAGCGTGATGTGCTGAAGTTTCCTAACCTCAAGACACAAAACGAGCGTGCCGATATTGTCGCACTCAAGGAACAAGCAGAGAGCATTGGATACCAAAGAAGTCAGTTGAGCTATGCTCCACGCATCAACCTCTATAATACCTTTAGCTATGTTGATGTGTTTGGCAACTCTTCTATGCCCAAGCCCAAAGACAAAATGCAAAACATCGCAGGGATTTCAGTGCAAATGGCTCTTGATACTTTTGGAATCTATAAACACAAAGAGGCGATTGGCTTGAGCCAAATGCAGGCTTTGAAAGAATTGGCATACAAAAAAGAAGAGCAAAAGCGTGATGTCAAACTCTACAAACGCTCTTTGGAGATCGCACAAATCAAAGTGAAATCTGCAGAAGCGGGATTGAAGTCTGCATTGATCACTTTTGCAAATGTGAGCAAACGCTACGATGCACAGCTTGTCACCTATGTTGATTACCTCAATGCACTGAGTCAAAAATCCAATGCCGAAGCGACTTATATCGATAGTTTGAACAATTTTGAGCTTCAAAAGGCAAATTTTATTTTTTATAGTGGTCAAGATTTAACAGCTTATATCAATTGA
- a CDS encoding efflux RND transporter periplasmic adaptor subunit — protein MMKKWFVGICLCALTLFAETTQAPQGEKVYAIFNIEALQDSNLMLDSSGIVAQILTEVGDEVKRGDVLLLLSNKDKEANIKVQEAQSKAIEQQYLFAKKQYERYSKTRGAVDRNTLDKYYFDYKNLESSLLQSRFNVTLQKELLNKTILKAPFDGIIASREIQLGDGVSANNTILFRLISKNVKMILEFDVKYYDLVKEGDTFEFMWRGQTRTAVISKIYPTADEKTRKVKAEALVDGLIAGTFGDGFIRTK, from the coding sequence GTGATGAAAAAATGGTTTGTTGGCATTTGTTTGTGTGCATTGACTTTGTTTGCAGAAACGACACAGGCTCCACAGGGGGAGAAGGTGTATGCGATTTTCAATATAGAAGCCTTGCAAGATTCTAATCTAATGCTTGATAGTTCAGGGATTGTGGCACAAATCCTTACAGAAGTGGGCGATGAAGTCAAGAGGGGAGATGTCCTGCTTTTGCTCTCCAACAAAGACAAAGAGGCAAATATAAAAGTGCAGGAGGCTCAAAGCAAAGCAATCGAGCAGCAATATCTCTTTGCCAAAAAACAATACGAGCGTTATAGTAAAACGCGTGGGGCGGTGGATAGAAATACACTAGATAAATACTATTTTGATTACAAGAATCTAGAAAGCTCACTTTTGCAATCGCGTTTCAATGTGACATTGCAAAAAGAACTTCTCAACAAAACCATCCTCAAAGCCCCATTTGATGGCATTATCGCCTCTAGAGAAATACAATTAGGAGATGGTGTCAGTGCCAACAATACAATCTTGTTCCGCTTGATTAGCAAAAATGTCAAAATGATTTTGGAATTTGATGTGAAGTATTATGACTTGGTCAAAGAGGGGGATACATTTGAGTTTATGTGGAGAGGTCAAACAAGGACAGCAGTCATCAGCAAAATCTATCCGACAGCCGATGAAAAAACGCGAAAAGTCAAGGCAGAGGCTTTGGTAGATGGGTTGATTGCAGGAACTTTTGGTGATGGATTTATAAGGACCAAATAA
- a CDS encoding efflux RND transporter permease subunit: MYKFAISRPITTLMFALGVIFFGVLALKKMPVALYPDIDFPIVRIMTTYVGAGPETIETKVTDKIEEAVMGIDGVDKVTSTSTRNVSVVVVKFKLEKPIDEAVNDVRDKVSSVKFDSGVDSPTVDKADTSGTPVITLFVSSDKVPESELMRYVNDRVKPLLQKISGVGLVDLKGYREREIKVFPDITLVNKYGITYSSIAKALKDGNVEIDGGKIIDKTNEWSIITDANSRNVEDIGNIRVAEGVMLKDIAKIVDGLSEDTNYAAYNGIPGVIVDVQKIAGENDIQIADSVKKLIPTIKALGKDYEINIVNDTTEYIKDSVSDVRFDLLLGACLAVLIVFLFLRSATITLVSAISIPVSVLGTFALVHFVGFTLNMITLLAITLAIGIIIDDAIVVIENIHKKLEKGIGKRQAAYEGVNEIGFALVAISAMLLSVFIPVGSMSGIVGRFFQSFGLTIALAIGLSYIVVITVIPMVSAIVVSADHSKFYHWTQPFFAKLDRIYLKMLAFVLKYRYLVMVAIVGVFVGSLVLLGKTGVEFMLKEDRSKFNIYISTDPGISLEEMKAKVLALQEIVNQDTDVRFSTAEIGFSNNRLYKARMYVDLKSNKERKRSQFEIADEVVSHLRKSPYAKGMRINSSEVSNFGGGDNSPYQVSVMGDTQEALQKSAEKLVAFLAKNPKVKGIHTTWTGEQPEYKIKVNRAYLNKYGITSQAIGNAISSAFSGEVAVAYYKEDGKEYDITVRVPNAQRVSIDDLKKIQIENKDKGLMFLDGLVEIIQSQSPSSIERFDRQRNIVVYAKPSQDLSLSAMIDATKKYENEWKEPGVNWRTQGDAENMQETVEAFSVAIITAFVLIYLILAALYESLVQPIIIMITLPLSFAGAFIALYLVGQPLSMFSFMGLMLLMGLVGKNATLLIDVANEKRDGGMPIDESLMTAGELRLRPILMTTIAMVFGMIPLAIATGSGSSMKSPLGISVIGGLLFSMLLSLLVVPAFYRILAPLDTWLHRFYKPKDTDVL; this comes from the coding sequence ATGTATAAGTTTGCCATTAGTCGCCCAATCACAACTTTGATGTTTGCTTTGGGCGTTATATTTTTTGGTGTTTTGGCACTCAAAAAAATGCCTGTAGCACTTTATCCAGATATTGATTTCCCAATCGTTAGGATTATGACAACTTATGTGGGTGCAGGTCCTGAGACGATTGAGACAAAAGTAACAGACAAAATCGAAGAAGCAGTGATGGGGATTGATGGGGTGGATAAAGTCACTTCTACTAGCACACGCAATGTGAGCGTGGTGGTCGTGAAATTCAAGCTTGAAAAACCCATCGATGAAGCCGTGAATGATGTGCGAGACAAGGTTTCCTCTGTCAAGTTTGATAGTGGTGTAGATTCTCCAACCGTGGATAAAGCCGACACAAGCGGGACACCTGTCATCACGCTTTTTGTGAGTAGCGACAAAGTTCCTGAATCAGAGTTGATGCGATATGTCAATGACAGAGTGAAGCCACTTTTGCAAAAAATATCAGGCGTGGGTTTGGTGGATCTCAAAGGCTATCGTGAGCGAGAAATCAAAGTATTCCCCGATATTACTTTGGTCAATAAATACGGAATCACCTATTCCTCTATCGCCAAAGCCCTCAAAGATGGCAATGTAGAAATCGATGGCGGCAAAATCATTGACAAAACCAACGAATGGTCAATCATCACTGACGCAAATTCACGCAATGTAGAGGACATTGGCAATATCCGTGTGGCTGAAGGCGTGATGCTCAAAGATATTGCAAAGATTGTAGATGGATTGTCCGAAGACACCAATTATGCGGCTTACAATGGTATCCCGGGGGTTATTGTGGATGTCCAAAAAATCGCAGGAGAAAACGACATCCAAATCGCAGATTCTGTGAAAAAGCTCATCCCTACAATCAAAGCACTTGGCAAAGATTATGAGATCAACATCGTCAATGACACGACAGAATATATCAAAGATTCTGTGTCTGATGTGCGATTTGACTTGTTACTTGGTGCGTGTTTGGCTGTGTTGATCGTGTTTTTGTTTTTGCGTAGTGCGACTATCACCCTTGTGTCTGCAATCAGTATCCCTGTGTCTGTGCTTGGGACTTTTGCCCTAGTGCATTTCGTGGGCTTCACGCTCAATATGATCACACTTCTAGCCATCACTTTGGCGATTGGGATCATCATCGATGATGCCATTGTCGTGATTGAAAATATCCACAAAAAGCTTGAAAAAGGGATAGGCAAACGCCAAGCAGCGTATGAGGGCGTGAATGAGATCGGGTTTGCTTTGGTGGCGATCTCTGCGATGTTGCTCTCTGTGTTTATCCCTGTGGGCAGTATGAGTGGGATCGTGGGACGCTTTTTCCAAAGCTTTGGTTTGACTATCGCTTTGGCAATTGGGCTTTCTTATATCGTCGTGATCACCGTGATTCCGATGGTGAGTGCTATCGTGGTGAGTGCAGATCATTCTAAGTTTTATCATTGGACACAGCCATTTTTTGCAAAGCTTGACCGCATTTATCTCAAAATGTTGGCGTTTGTTTTGAAGTATCGTTATTTGGTGATGGTGGCAATCGTTGGGGTGTTTGTCGGTTCTCTAGTTCTGCTCGGCAAAACAGGCGTGGAGTTTATGCTCAAAGAGGATAGAAGCAAATTCAATATTTACATTTCTACAGATCCGGGTATTAGCCTAGAGGAGATGAAAGCAAAAGTATTGGCACTACAAGAGATAGTCAATCAAGATACAGATGTGCGTTTCTCTACTGCTGAAATCGGATTTTCCAACAACAGACTCTACAAGGCACGAATGTATGTAGATCTCAAATCCAACAAAGAGAGGAAACGCAGTCAGTTTGAGATCGCCGATGAAGTAGTGAGTCATTTGAGGAAAAGCCCTTATGCCAAAGGTATGCGTATCAACTCAAGCGAAGTGAGCAACTTCGGTGGCGGGGATAACTCTCCTTATCAAGTGAGTGTGATGGGTGACACGCAAGAAGCGCTGCAAAAAAGTGCCGAAAAACTAGTCGCATTTTTGGCAAAAAATCCAAAAGTCAAAGGCATACACACGACTTGGACAGGAGAACAGCCAGAATACAAAATCAAAGTCAATCGTGCTTATCTCAATAAATATGGCATCACCTCTCAAGCAATCGGAAATGCTATCAGTTCAGCCTTTTCAGGTGAGGTTGCCGTCGCATATTACAAAGAAGACGGCAAAGAATATGACATCACCGTGCGTGTGCCAAATGCACAAAGAGTCTCAATCGATGATCTCAAAAAGATTCAGATCGAGAACAAAGACAAAGGATTGATGTTTTTGGATGGACTTGTAGAAATAATCCAGAGCCAATCTCCTTCAAGTATCGAGCGTTTTGATAGACAGAGAAATATCGTCGTGTATGCCAAACCCTCTCAAGACTTGAGTTTGAGTGCGATGATTGATGCGACCAAAAAATACGAAAACGAGTGGAAAGAACCGGGGGTGAATTGGAGGACTCAAGGAGATGCTGAAAACATGCAAGAAACCGTTGAAGCCTTTAGCGTCGCGATCATTACGGCATTTGTCTTGATTTATTTGATTTTGGCTGCATTGTATGAGAGCTTGGTGCAACCTATTATCATTATGATCACTTTGCCTTTAAGCTTTGCGGGTGCTTTTATCGCATTGTATCTTGTGGGACAGCCTTTGAGTATGTTCTCTTTTATGGGGTTGATGCTTTTGATGGGATTGGTGGGGAAAAACGCTACCTTGCTTATCGATGTGGCAAACGAGAAACGCGATGGGGGGATGCCTATCGATGAGTCTTTGATGACTGCAGGAGAGTTGCGTTTGCGTCCGATTCTGATGACAACGATTGCTATGGTGTTTGGAATGATACCCCTAGCGATTGCGACAGGAAGTGGCTCATCGATGAAATCCCCTCTTGGTATTTCAGTCATCGGAGGGCTTTTGTTTTCTATGCTTCTTTCTTTGCTTGTGGTTCCTGCGTTTTATCGCATTTTGGCTCCACTTGATACTTGGCTACATCGATTCTACAAACCCAAAGACACAGATGTATTGTGA